The DNA sequence GCATCAAACCCAACTTTTTCAGGTTTGCGTCGCATACACGAAGCAGGTCATACAGCTGAGGGCATCGAGATGCCGATAACCGATCATGAATGTTTCATTAAATAGAAACTGCTTCAAGTTATGAGACCTGTAACAGAGCAAAGGCGGCTTGATATTATGcgtggttgtggtggtttTGCCCCGTGCCCTGCAGTTCCCAGGAACCCGGGCCGTGTGTACAGAAAAGGGCAAGGACGGCGGGCGGCAAAGACAAGCATTGGCCAAGAACGCCAAGGCTGCATCCTGGGCAATAGACTTTTTGGGGGTGAGTGGGTGTCCCTGATTCGGTTCTGACCATCGACCAGGGGGGTTTAGAGAGAGTTACATGGAGTTTCATCTGGCATAGACTTGCAAAGTTTCAGTATCAGTTGTTTGCATTGGATAACCAGACGATGGCTTCAGTTGAATATCTCTTAAAACTGATTCTGAAATATTCATCGTTCGTCATATACCGCCTCTGTCTTGCACTGACGTCTACTTCTCCACCAATGACCCAAAAACCACCCATGAATCTCTTTGTTTTGATCCATGATGTCCTCCCACACCACCCCCAGTTATTTCCGACATGGGGCTCCATTCTTTTTCCAACCTTGGACCCAGGAGGAACGCGCGTACAGGGAAGTCCAAGTCCCCTTTTTTCCCTATACTGTACAGAAGGCCGACCAAAGACAGCGATCATGCCATGAATTTGGTTCCCAGAAACAGGCGCTGGTGTCAACTGGATACCCGCGCTTCATCTGGCACCCAGATCTCATCCCTGCTCTGCGTTGTTGGTTCGTCACAGAGGACACGGACGGGTAACCGCCCTGATGATCCCAACGTCCATCGTCATCTGGATTGTTCGTACTCTTGGTGATCTGCGCGTACTTCCAAGTTTTCAAGTCCGAGTATGCAAGTTACCACTTTTTGCGTCGTCATGTCTAATTCATGGTGTTGAATGTTGTGAATGTTGTGAATGTTCATGTTTCCCCAGCCACTATCGAAAGCCCCCACGGAAGTGCTGTTGACACGAGGTGAGGCTGAAAACAAAGTGCACACCTCCTTCAGCTAGACCCAACGTCCCTTGTTCAGCTCAGCCAAAAGCCTCAAGTCGTCTGTACAGATAAGTACCTAGTTCAACCCTTGCCAAGGGATGATTATTGACATCTAGAACTTCCATCACTTCCACCGCCCTGAGCCGAAATTTTATGGGTATTATCCCATGGGAGACGGCCTTCTACTTTTGGTCTACAATCACACGGCCGAATCCCTCCGTCAGGAAGAACATCAATGGGGACATTCCCACCTTTAACAGTCTTAATAGGCGGCTACTGCATCACCCTCGAGGTTCCCCCAGCCAAGGACCCATCAGCCCAACCACGCCATCAACACAAagaggcacaggcacagacACAGAAAAGCTTAGCCTTCTCCCCTTGCCCTCCATGATACGGCGGCTGTCGCGCTGTCTCCCTACCCCCTCGCCCTGTTACCCACATGGCGGGCACACGACAAGACAGCTGGAGCCATGGAGCCTCCGGTTGGAGGGAAGCTCTACGACTCTGGCGGCTCCCATGAGCTGACGACGCCGACAGACCCAGATTTCTTGATGACATTCATACAGTGTCGTCGCCCGGGTTTCACTACCGTGCTGTGTGATCCATGGATCGCCCATGGATCGATCCTGGGTCTTGATGGTGAACCTCTCTCTATCGGGGCGTGCATGCATACAAGCCACCTCCACAACTGAAGCCATTCATCCCCTGTCCACGTCTTCTGCCGGCTCATGACTTCTATTTATACCCCCTCATAGCTCTGTCATCAAGCTGAGTGAGCATGCCTTATATATCATCGATGCCCATTATTCCATGTTCCTCCCCGTCGTCCTTGTTTGTGCACATCGCCCAATTCCACGACAAGTTTCATCATGCCATTCACCTGAATTATACTGCACCAACGCCCGTCACAATCCTCCAGGTTCTCCTTGGCACCACTGATAAGATATCAACATCCCCATCGTGTCATTCGGacgtcctcgacgagaagcGTAAGTCTCCGACAGTTGAAACATATCCTTGGCATCAACCTGAGATCTCAAACATCTGGTCCGTCGACCTTACCGTCGCAACCGGGTCCCAGAGGCTAAGCATCTCAAAACTCAACACGCACAATCACACAGCAGCGGCTATTCGCGACTTCCTCTGAGGCCTCCCATGAATATTGATAATTCTTTTGCATTTCTTGTTTTGCCTTCTATCGGCTTGAGCGTTGTTGTAACCGTCTAAACTCAACCACTTGTTTTGTTTTACAAGGCTCCTCTCCACGAGGGCCGGTCATAAAAAGAGCGATAGCAAACCCCATTACCCGTAATCCCTTGCTGTAAATCAATCCATGGCTCCCGGCTTATTTAATCATCCAAGTTTTTCAGTAAAACACCCCCAACGCCTTTAACGACCAGTTCACTGTAGTTCGTGGCCCATGGTATATATGTTGTTCGTCGTGCTTAGTTCTCGAGCCAGTCAAGGAAGTCAGGGGTGAAGTAGCTGACCACGATCGTGGCTCCCGCTCGGAGGATACCCTCAGTCGACTCAAatgccatggccttgaggtcaAACACACCCGCCTTGGCTCCAGCATGAATCATAGCGTACTCACCGCTGACCTGGTAGGCGGCCACGGGGAGATCCTTGCCCAGCTCCTTGGCGTCACTGATAATGTCGAGGTACTGGCTTGCAGGCTTCaccatgatgatgtcggcacCCTCGTTGATGTCTCGGACAAGAGCTCGTCGGGCAAGACCACGGCCACCAGGGGGGAGCTGGTAGCACTTGCGGTCACCAAATGAGGGCGCAGATCCAGCAGCGTCTCGGAAAGGACCGTACAAGCAGCCAGAGAACTTGGCCGAGTATGACATGAGCACAGTCTTGTGGGCAATGCCCTCCTCAAtcagcttgagcttgatggcgcGAATGCGACCATCGTTCATGTCTGAGGGAGCAACGCAGTGAGCTCCGGCCTTGGCGTAGGCAATAGCGACATCCGAAATACGGTCAACAGACAGCTGGTTGTTGAGGCTGCCGTCATCGCGCAGGATACCGCAGTGGCCGTGGGAAGTGTACTCGCAGAGGCAGACATCGCAGCAGA is a window from the Fusarium keratoplasticum isolate Fu6.1 chromosome 5, whole genome shotgun sequence genome containing:
- a CDS encoding Delta-aminolevulinic acid dehydratase, with the protein product MSFSSLVQDLSLRDTNAARRPQIPGPRSSVSTLDDRASHISRAMSYASTAATSVSISGDISSQLHGGYFHPLARSWQAERQLTKSMLIYPIFVTDGEGDMILVPSLPGQHQLSVDKLIPFLEPLVHKGLRSVMLFGVPMRNGTKDALGTAADDPEGPVIKAIQLIRRRFPQLFICCDVCLCEYTSHGHCGILRDDGSLNNQLSVDRISDVAIAYAKAGAHCVAPSDMNDGRIRAIKLKLIEEGIAHKTVLMSYSAKFSGCLYGPFRDAAGSAPSFGDRKCYQLPPGGRGLARRALVRDINEGADIIMVKPASQYLDIISDAKELGKDLPVAAYQVSGEYAMIHAGAKAGVFDLKAMAFESTEGILRAGATIVVSYFTPDFLDWLEN